One window from the genome of Penaeus monodon isolate SGIC_2016 chromosome 4, NSTDA_Pmon_1, whole genome shotgun sequence encodes:
- the LOC119572509 gene encoding uncharacterized protein LOC119572509, whose protein sequence is MSLSKYDPNARMPPRSGSQKHRAKSVEKVRPKRRAQKLRIGTINVGTMAGRGRALTELMRRRKVDIMCEQETRWSGNKSKELGDGYKLIYGSGNLDKRNGVGIIVSEKIKSAVVETGCTDDEKDEFWTTLQDKFEKVAEDEKCYRWRLKWSGGRASQIDYLLYRRRNMVEMINCKVIPGDHVTNQHRLVVMDLNIKNKEAKRAVAIAKSRAYDQLYEDLDSKEGQGKVFQLAKTRNKSTKDIVHIKQMKDENGNIIRKEQGNIKRWEEYFSKLLNEENERLIRGDGDASQGAVLEISRIEVQQALKKMKNGKATGPDGIPIEAWKAMGEEGIGVLWMLMGKVMDEENIPTVWKESILILMFKIVKIIEA, encoded by the exons ATGAGTCTTTCGAAGTATGACCCCAATGCTAGGATGCCACCCAGAAGTGGCTCACAGAAACATCGCGCTAAATCTGTGGAAAAGGTGCGGCCAAAGAGGAGAGCTCAAAAGCTGAGGATTGGGACGATTAATGTAGGAACTATGGCAGGCCGAGGAAGAGCATTGACGGAGTTGATGCGGAGAAGGAAAGTGGACATTATGTGTGAGCAGGAAACTAGATGGAGTGGCAATAAGTCGAAAGAGTTGGGAGACGGATACAAGTTAATCTATGGAAGTGGAAATTTGGACAAAAGAAATGGTGTTGGGATAATAGTGTCGGAAAAAATTAAGAGCGCAGTTGTggaa ACGGGTTGCAccgatgatgaaaaggatgagttTTGGACAACACTACAGGATAAATTTGAGAAGGTTGCTGAAGACGAGAAGTGTTATCGGTGGAGACTTAAATGG AGTGGTGGAAGAGCTAGCCAAATAGACTACCTCTTGTATCGTAGGAGAAATATGGTTGAGATGATAAACTGTAAGGTAATACCAGGTGATCACGTGACCAACCAACACCGACTGGTCGTGATGGATTTGAACATCAAG aataaagaggcaaagagagcagTGGCAATAGCTAAGAGCAGGGCTTACGACCAGTTGTATGAAGATCTAGACAGCAAGGAAGGACAGGGAAAGGTTTTTCAACTGGCGAAGACAAGAAATAAAAGCACAAAAGATATCGTACATATTAAGCAAATGAAAGATGAGAATGGAAATATAATTagaaaagaacaaggaaacatCAAGAGATGGGAAGAGTATTTCTCTAAATTACTGAACGAGGAAAATGAACGGCTGATCAGAGGTGATGGAGACGCTAGCCAGGGTGCAGTCTTGGAAATATCAAGGATAGAGGTGCAACAGGcgctgaagaagatgaaaaacggGAAAGCCACGGGACCAGACGGCATCCCCATAGAAGCCTGGAAAGCGATGGGAGAGGAAGGCATTGGCGTGTTATGGATGCTGATGGGGAAGGTGATGGATGAGGAGAATATCCCGACAGTATGGAAagaaagtatattaatattaatgttcaaaatTGTGAAAATTATAGAGGCATAA
- the LOC119572511 gene encoding uncharacterized protein LOC119572511, which produces MSHTLKLLERIIDGRIRQEAFIGRQQLGFMKGVGTVDGIFCLRQTMEKYREKQKVLHMLFIDLEKAYDRVPKQEVRRCMRKRGVTEKYVGMIQETYKNVTTKVRCTVGMTDGFEV; this is translated from the coding sequence ATGTCACATACTTTGAAACTATTAGAAAGAATAATAGATGGCCGAATAAGACAGGAAGCGTTTATTGGAAGACAACAACTGGGCTTCATGAAAGGAGTAGGAACGGTGGACGGGATATTCTGCCTTAGACAAACAATGGAAAAGTATCGAGAAAAGCAAAAAGTGTTACACATGTTGTTTATAGACCTAGAGAAAGCTTATGATAGAGTGCCGAAACAGGAAGTGAGGAGATGTATGCGCAAGCGAGGAGTGACGGAGAAATACGTGGGAATGATTCAAGAGACTTATAAGAATGTTACCACCAAGGTCCGATGCACAGTAGGAATGACAGATGGGTTTGAGGTTTAA